The window ATCTCGGCCTTGACCTCGGCAGGCTTGCGCGCCGGGGGCTCTTGCGTGCGCTGAGTACCGCAACCCGCCAGCACCAGCAGCGCGGCGACGCTCATCATCAATCGTTTGGCTTGCATGTTGCTCCATCAAATCCGTTGAGCCGGGGTAACCATACGATCAATGGCATGGCGCAGGCTATGACTCTCACCGCCCCCCACTGTTCCCTGTAGCAGCTGGCGAAGCCTGCGTTCGGCTGCGAAGCAGTCGTGAAATCAGACGATGCGGTGTTTCAGGAAGACCGCAAACTCAGGTTTTACGACTGCTTCGCAGCCGAACGCAGGCTTCGCCAGCTGCTACGGATCGCGTTTTGGCTTGGTCGGCATCAGGGCTGCGGGGCCTTTCTCCGTTTGGCAGACAACCCGCCCGTCCGTCGCGGCTGAACCATACTTGAGCCACACACCGAGGAGGACAGGCTCATGAACCGTAGCGACGTACTGATCATCGGCGCCGGCCCGACCGGACTGGTGTTAGCGCTGTGGCTGAGCAAGCTTGGCGTGCAAGTGCGCATCATCGACAAGACGTCAGCACCCGGAACCACGTCGCGGGCGCTGGCCGTCCAGGCGCGGACGCTGGAGCTGTATCGCCAGCTCGACCTCAGCAATGCCGTGGTGCAGAACGGTCATCGAGTGGCCGCCGCCAATTTCTGGGTCAAGGGCGAACCCGTGGCGCGCTTGCCACTGAGCCGCATCGGTGAAGGCCTGACGCCCTATGCGTTCCTCGAAATCTTTCCTCAGGACGAACACGAACGGCTGCTGATCGACCGCCTCGAAGCCTTTGGCGTCCAGGTTGAACGCAACACTGAGCTTGAGAATTTCGTGGAAACCGGTGACGGCATCACCGCCTTTTTGCGCTTGGCCGATGGTCAGGAGCAAACCTGCCAGGCCTGCTATCTGGCGGGTTGTGACGGTGCCCGGTCGATCGTGCGCAAAACCCTGGACACCGGTTTCCCTGGCGGCACCTACCAACAGGTTTTCTACGTCGCCGACGTGCAAGCCAGCGGGCCGACGTTCAACGGCGAACTGCACGTGGATCTCGATGAAGCGGATTTTCTCGCAGTGTTTCCCTTGGCCGGTGAAGGCCGCGCCCGTCTGATCGGCACCGTACGCGACGAACGCGCCGACCAGGTCGACACCCTGCAATTTGAAGACGTCAGCAGCCGGGCCATCGAGCATATGAAAGTGAAGATCGAGCAACTGAACTGGTTCTCGACCTACCGCGTGCATCATCGGGTGGCGGATCACTTTCAAACCGGGCGCGCGTTTCTATTGGGTGATGCCGCCCACGTCCACAGCCCCGCCGGGGGCCAGGGCATGAACACCGGCATTGGCGATGCCATCAACCTCGCCTGGAAACTCGCGGCGGTGTTGAGCGGCGGCGCTGAGGCCAAACTCCTCGACACTTACGAAACCGAGCGCATCGCGTTTGCCCGCAAACTGGTCGCCACCACCGATCGGGTGTTCAGCTTTGTCACGGCCGAAGGGCGCATCGCGGATTTACTGCGCACGCGCCTGACGCCGTTGTTGATTCCGAAAATGGCATCGTTTGAGGCGTCCCGCGAGTTCCTGTTTCGCACGGTGTCGCAGATCACCCTGAATTATCGCGGGATGCCGTTGAGCGCGGGCGTTGCCGGTCATGTTCATGGTGGCGATCGCCTGCCGTGGGCTCACGATGGTGAGGGGGACAATTTCGAATCGCTGAAGTGTCTGACCTGGCAGGTGCATGTGTATGGCGACACCAGCGACGAAATGATCGCCTGGTGCCACGAACATCATTTGCCCTTGCATGTGTTTGACTGGCGGCCGGCGTTTGAAGCGGCGGGGCTGGCGCGTAACGGGTTTTACCTGTTGCGACCGGACACGTATGTGGCGATTGCCGACAATTCTGCCGATCCCAAGGTGATCGAGCGGTACTTGCGGGATCACGGGATCAGGCCGTTTTTTGGCGTCCGCTGATGATCGTTCCCACGCTCTGCGTGGGAACGATCACGTCAAGATCTCAGATCCCGGCCAGCGCCAGGTCCATCGCAAAGTAAGTGAAGATCAGATCCGCCCCGGCCCGCTTGATCGCGCCAAGGCTCTCACGCACCACGCGATCTTCATCGATCGCCCCGGCCTGGGCGGCGAATTTGATCATCGCGTACTCGCCGCTCACCTGATACGCCGACAGCGGCAAGCGCGAGGCTTCACGGATGTCGCGGATGATGTCCAGGTACGCCCCGGCCGGTTTGACCATCAGCGCATCGGCGCCCTCCTGCTCGTCCATCAGGGATTCGCGCACGGCTTCGCGACGGTTCATCGGGTTCATCTGGTAGCTTTTGCGATCGCCCTTGAGCGCGCTGCCGCCGGCTTCACGGAACGGACCGTAGAGTGCCGAGGCAAACTTGGTCGAATAGGCCATGATCGCGGTCTGGTTGAAACCCGCTTCATCGAGCGCCCGGCGAATGGCCTGAACCTGCCCGTCCATCGCGGCCGACGGGGCGATCACATCGGCACCGGCACGGGCCGCGGCCACCGCTTGCTTGCCGAGGTTAATCAGGGTCTGGTCGTTGTCGACTTCATGGTTGTGCAGCACGCCGCAATGACCATGGTCGGTGTACTCACAGAAGCAGGTGTCGGACATCACGATCATGTCCGGCACCGCATCCTTGGCGATGCGCGACATGCGCGACACCAGACCGTTATCGCTCCAGGTGTCGCTACCGTTGCCGTCCAAATGGTGCGACACGCCGAACGTCATCACCGACTTGATCCCGGCGCGGGCATATCGCTCGATCTCACCTGCCAGTTTCGACTCCGGGATACGCATCACGCCGGGCATGCTTTTGATCGGGACGAAGTCATCGATCTCTTCCTCAACGAAAATCGGCAGCACCAGATCGTTCAAGCTGAACTCGGTTTCCTGGAACAGGCTGCGCAGGCTCGCATTGCGGCGCAGGCGGCGTGGACGTGCTTCGGGGAACTGACTGGACATGTGGATTTCCTGAGAAACGGAGGACGAGACGAAAGTCGTAGGGGGCGAAGCTTATGCCTTGCAAGGCGCGGGGTACAAACCTCGATCGCAGAATAAGCCCTTACCGGTTCGGCAATAATCACCGCGATACAGGGGTTTGCGGCAAGTTCTGCTAGAGCGTCAAGGTTCCGCTGATGCAGGTCACCACCGCGCCGCCGATCCAGATCTCGTCGCCCACTTGCTCGACCTGAATGCGCCCGGCGCGGCCCATGGTCAGGCCCTGGCTGACCACATAGGACGTCGGCGCCAGTCCTGCGTTGAGTAACCACTGGGCAATTCCGGCGTTCAGGCTGCCGGTGGCGGGGTCTTCCGGCATGCCGTCGCCGGAGATGAACGCCCGTACTTCGAACTGTGCGTCATCACCATCACGCTCGGGATGCCAGGGCGCGATGACACCGACGGCCAGGCCAAGCATTTGCGAATGATCCGGTTGCAGGTCCAGCACCTGCTGGCGATCCTCGACCATCACGGCCAGCCACCCCGCACCGTTGTCGACCCACTGAGTGCGCACGATCGCCCCCGATTCCAGGCCTAGCCCCCGCCGCACCCGTTCCACCACATCGGCTTCCACCGGCCCGGTTTTGAGCAATGCCGGTGCGAGAAAGGCCAGCTCTGCCCCTTGTCGACGAACCCGCACCAGCCCCACGCCGCATTCCTGAATGATCTCTTCGCCCTTGGGCACACCACCGGCCTCCAGCCACGCATGGCAGGTGCCCAGTGTCGGGTGACCGGCGAACGGCAATTCGCTCAGGGTGGTGAAAATCCGCACGCGATAGTCAGCGCGAGGATCGCGCGGTTCGAGTATGAATGTGGTTTCGCTGAGGTTGGTCCAGCTGGCGAACGCCGCCATGTACTCATCGCTGAGCTCATCGGCGCCGAACACCACCGCCAACGGATTGCCCTTGAGCGCAACACGGCTGAAGACATCTACTTGCTTGAAATCGAATGAGTGCATGGCCTTCCTTGGTATTGATCAAATCGAAGCGTTTGGCTTGGGGATT of the Pseudomonas frederiksbergensis genome contains:
- a CDS encoding FAD-dependent oxidoreductase, producing the protein MNRSDVLIIGAGPTGLVLALWLSKLGVQVRIIDKTSAPGTTSRALAVQARTLELYRQLDLSNAVVQNGHRVAAANFWVKGEPVARLPLSRIGEGLTPYAFLEIFPQDEHERLLIDRLEAFGVQVERNTELENFVETGDGITAFLRLADGQEQTCQACYLAGCDGARSIVRKTLDTGFPGGTYQQVFYVADVQASGPTFNGELHVDLDEADFLAVFPLAGEGRARLIGTVRDERADQVDTLQFEDVSSRAIEHMKVKIEQLNWFSTYRVHHRVADHFQTGRAFLLGDAAHVHSPAGGQGMNTGIGDAINLAWKLAAVLSGGAEAKLLDTYETERIAFARKLVATTDRVFSFVTAEGRIADLLRTRLTPLLIPKMASFEASREFLFRTVSQITLNYRGMPLSAGVAGHVHGGDRLPWAHDGEGDNFESLKCLTWQVHVYGDTSDEMIAWCHEHHLPLHVFDWRPAFEAAGLARNGFYLLRPDTYVAIADNSADPKVIERYLRDHGIRPFFGVR
- the hemB gene encoding porphobilinogen synthase, whose amino-acid sequence is MSSQFPEARPRRLRRNASLRSLFQETEFSLNDLVLPIFVEEEIDDFVPIKSMPGVMRIPESKLAGEIERYARAGIKSVMTFGVSHHLDGNGSDTWSDNGLVSRMSRIAKDAVPDMIVMSDTCFCEYTDHGHCGVLHNHEVDNDQTLINLGKQAVAAARAGADVIAPSAAMDGQVQAIRRALDEAGFNQTAIMAYSTKFASALYGPFREAGGSALKGDRKSYQMNPMNRREAVRESLMDEQEGADALMVKPAGAYLDIIRDIREASRLPLSAYQVSGEYAMIKFAAQAGAIDEDRVVRESLGAIKRAGADLIFTYFAMDLALAGI
- a CDS encoding PhzF family phenazine biosynthesis protein, which produces MHSFDFKQVDVFSRVALKGNPLAVVFGADELSDEYMAAFASWTNLSETTFILEPRDPRADYRVRIFTTLSELPFAGHPTLGTCHAWLEAGGVPKGEEIIQECGVGLVRVRRQGAELAFLAPALLKTGPVEADVVERVRRGLGLESGAIVRTQWVDNGAGWLAVMVEDRQQVLDLQPDHSQMLGLAVGVIAPWHPERDGDDAQFEVRAFISGDGMPEDPATGSLNAGIAQWLLNAGLAPTSYVVSQGLTMGRAGRIQVEQVGDEIWIGGAVVTCISGTLTL